The Polypterus senegalus isolate Bchr_013 chromosome 1, ASM1683550v1, whole genome shotgun sequence genome includes a window with the following:
- the LOC120532732 gene encoding extracellular calcium-sensing receptor-like codes for MPTQKVLEFGNLKAENPACRLHAKPDVPQHSKDGDILIGGIFSFHITPLYSNLTFKEIPKQIQCKDVNIKEFLFAQTMIFATEEINTNPDLLPNVSLGYKIYDDCRSMSLAIRRAMSLLNGQEENNSSFSSNSCEKPSSVNAIIGLSDSSATKGVASSVGPFHIPVISYYATCACLSDKKEFPTFFRTIPSDYYQSKALAQIVKYFGWTWIGAIRTDRDYGNIGMATFLDIVQQEGVCVEYSEAIVRATPREKILKIVDIIKRSTSKVVVVFASYVDLEFLIQELLTQKVFGLQWVGSEGWISNEYLAIPENYKVLGGAIGCVINNDIIPGLQEFFQNISPSDIPDDSNYNQTARAATGLKDLRQLNIQYADVPELRITSNVYKAMYAIAHSLHKIYECQEGQGPFENKTCANKNKIEPWQLIQYMKNVNFTTKYGEKVHFDDNGDPIARYDLVNWQLSKEGAIQFVTVGLYDASLPYGQQFIMNNVSIVWVGDQKKVPKSVCSESCHPGTRKAIQKGKPVCCFDCLPCAEGEISNVTDSVDCIKCSLEYKANEKRDKCILKETEFLSFGEIMGILLVIFSLLGTCMTIAVALVFFLYRDTPIVRANNSELSFLLLLSLALCFLCSLTFIGQPSDWSCMLRHTAFGITFVMCISCVLGKTIVVLMAFRATLPGNNIMKWFGPTQQRLSVFSLTFIQILICALWLIVSPPFPNRNMQHYKDRIILECDLGSVAVFYAVLGYIGLLSSMCFLLSFLARKLPDNFNEAKYITFSMLIFCAVWVTFIPAYISSPGKYTVAVEIFAILASSFGLLFCIFFPKCHIILLKPENNTKKHLMGKMPS; via the exons GCAGAAAACCCTGCTTGCAGATTACATGCAAAGCCTGATGTGCCTCAGCACTCAAAGGATGGCGACATCTTAATTGGAGGAATCTTTTCTTTTCACATCACACCTCTGTATTCTAATTTGACATTTAAAGAAATACCTAAACAGATACAATGTAAAGA TGTGAATATAAAAGAATTTCTGTTTGCTCAGACAATGATTTTTGCAACAGAAGAAATAAACACCAATCCAGATTTACTTCCTAATGTTTCCCTTGGCTATAAGATATACGATGATTGTCGATCAATGTCTTTGGCTATAAGAAGAGCCATGTCCCTATTAAATGGACAGGAGGAGAATAATTCTTCTTTCTCTAGTAACTCATGTGAAAAACCATCAAGTGTTAATGCTATTATTGGACTTTCTGATTCTTCTGCCACTAAAGGagttgcatcatctgttggaccTTTCCATATTCCAGTG ATAAGCTACTATGCCACATGTGCTTGTCTCAGTGACAAGAAAGAATTTCCAACATTTTTTAGAACAATACCAAGTGATTATTATCAAAGTAAAGCTCTGGCACAGATAGTAAAGTATTTTGGGTGGACTTGGATTGGAGCTATCAGAACGGATCGTGACTATGGGAATATTGGAATGGCAACCTTCCTAGATATTGTTCAACAGGAAGGTGTTTGCGTTGAGTATTCTGAAGCTATTGTGAGAGCAACTCCGAGAGAGAAAATTCTAAAAATTGTTGATATCATTAAAAGGTCAACTTCAAAGGTTGTGGTTGTTTTTGCTTCTTATGTAGATTTGGAGTTTCTCATTCAAGAACTCTTGACGCAGAAAGTGTTTGGCTTGCAGTGGGTGGGAAGTGAAGGCTGGATCTCTAATGAGTACCTTGCAATACCTGAAAACTACAAAGTTCTTGGGGGAGCAATTGGATGTGTAATAAACAATGATATAATACCAGGTTTGCAAGAGTTTTTCCAGAATATTAGTCCTTCTGACATTCCTGATGACAGTAATTACAATCAGACTGCAAGAGCTGCTACAGGCTTAAAGGATTTAAGACAATTAAACATCCAGTATGCTGATGTGCCAGAGTTGAGAATTACCAGCAATGTTTATAAAGCTATGTATGCAATTGCCCATTCACTGCACAAAATCTATGAGTGTCAAGAgggtcaagggccttttgaaaaTAAGACATGTgcgaataaaaacaaaattgagcCATGGCAG CTGATTCAATACATGAAGAATGTAAATTTCAcaacaaaatatggagaaaaagtACATTTTGATGACAATGGGGACCCGATTGCAAGATACGACTTAGTGAACTGGCAGCTTAGTAAAGAAGGCGCCATACAGTTTGTTACAGTGGGGCTGTATGATGCATCTTTACCTTACGGGCAACAGTTCATTATGAATAATGTCAGCATTGTGTGGGTGGGAGATCAGAAAAAG GTTCCAAAATCAGTGTGCAGTGAGAGTTGTCATCCAGGTACTCGGAAAGCTATTCAGAAAGGCAAACCGGTCTGCTGTTTTGACTGCCTACCATGTGCTGAAGGAGAGATAAGCAATGTGACAG atTCCGTTGACTGTATAAAATGCAGTTTGGAATACAAAGCCAATGAAAAAAGAGACAAGTGCATTCTAAAAGAAACTGAATTTTTGTCGTTTGGAGAAATTATGGGAATTCTGCTAGTGATATTTTCTTTGCTAGGAACATGCATGACAATTGCTGTggctttggttttctttttgtacAGAGATACACCTATTGTTAGAGCCAACAACTCAGAGCTAAGTTTTCTTCTGCTCCTTTCTCTAGCATTGTGCTTCCTATGTTCTCTAACATTTATCGGACAACCATCTGATTGGTCCTGTATGTTACGTCACACCGCTTTTGGGATCACATTTGTTATGTGCATTTCTTGTGTTCTAGGGAAAACAATTGTTGTACTGATGGCCTTTAGGGCAACACTTCCAGGAAATAATATTATGAAGTGGTTTGGACCAACACAACAGAGATTAAGTGTTTTTAGTCTAACCTTCATCCAAATCCTGATCTGTGCACTATGGCTTATAGTGTCACCCCCTTTTCCTAACAGGAACATGCAACACTACAAAGACAGAATTATATTGGAATGTGACCTAGGATCTGTAGCTGTATTTTATGCTGTTTTAGGGTACATAGGACTTCTGTCTTCTATGTGTTTTCTACTCTCCTTTTTGGCTCGAAAATTACCAGACAACTTCAATGAAGCCAAGTATATTACATTTAGCATGTTAATTTTTTGTGCTGTTTGGGTCACTTTTATTCCTGCTTATATAAGCTCTCCTGGAAAGTACACAGTTGCAGTGGAAATTTTTGCAATTTTAGCCTCTAGCTTTggtttgcttttttgcatttttttcccaaaGTGCCATATCATATTACTTAAGCCagagaacaacacaaaaaaacatctGATGGGGAAAATGCcatcttaa